TCTTTGCTGAGATTTTCAAGATATAGGGAAACCCTTCTCTTTTTCCCAGCCGAGATGTTTCCTGCATGCGCTGCTCTTTATATTCTTCTACAATAATGTGGGCATTAGAACCGCCAAATCCAAAACCACTGATCGCAGCTCTTCTGACGCCATCTTCCTTTTTCCATTCAATATGTTTGTCAACCACGCGAAGCGGAATATGATCCCAGTCTATCAGCGGATTTGGTGTCTGAAAATACAGATTGGCTGGCACCAAAGCATATTTCATGGAAAGCAAGACTTTAATTAAGGAAGCAATTCCAGAGGCCGGTTCTAAGTGGCCGATATTGGATTTTACTGAACCAATTCTCAACGGATTATCCATCGTCCTACCCTTACCATAGGTTTCCGCAACAGCACTAACTTCTATAGGATCTCCTAGTTTTGTCCCTGTCCCATGCATTTCCATATAATCCACATCGCTTGGCTGTAAATGGGCTCTCTTTAAGGTTCTTCGAATTAAATTAGCCTGGGAATTTCCGTTGGGAGCCGTCAAGCCATTACTATGCCCGTCCTGATTAATTCCAGTACCGCAAATTACCCCGTAAATGACATCCTTGTCCATAATGGCTTTGGAAAGCTTTTTCAAAAGTACGACGCCTCCGCCTTCTCCTCTTCCATAGCCATTAGCGCTCGCGTCAAATGCCTTGCTGTGTCCATCCGGCGATGTCGCGCGTAATTTTGTAAAACCTATACTATTAGCTGGGGACAACAATAAATTGACCCCAGCCACCACAGCCAATTCAGTTTCGTCCATCTGTATCGCATTACACGCAAGATGCAACGCCGTTAAAGCGGATGAACATGCCGTATCAACCGCAAAACTAGGCCCTTCAAAACCAAAAGTATATGATAACCTACCACATGCGACGCTAAAACTTGTCCCCGTAAGTGAGTAGGCATCGATTTGCGTCAGATCCCCAGAACTGAGGTGGGCTTGCGTATACTCATTGGAAGAAATACCAAGATATACGCCTGTATCACTACCATTGAATTTTGTAATATCCAAACACGCATTTTCAAACGCTTCCCAAGTAAGTTCCAGCAACAAACGCTGTTGTGGATCTGTAGCCGCCGCTTCTCTAGGTGATATATTAAAAAACTTCGCATCAAATTCATCAATCGGCAACTTCAAAAATCCCGACTTCCGACAATACATCTTACCAGGCACCGTTTCATCCCCAGCATAATATCGATCTACGTCCCATCGTGTTTCAGGAATTTCTATAACGCCGTCTACACCATTCACTAACATTTCCCAGAATTGATCGATATCGTTCGCCCCACCTGGGAAACGGCAACTCATCCCAATAATTGCAATTTTATTATCACCCTGAGCTTTTGAATTCTCTGAATTCTCTTTTTGCTTCTCTCTCTGTTCGGGCATTTTCGTTGAAAGTGAAGAAGCAATCAAACTGGCCAGTTGATCTGGTGTTGGATGATTAAAGATATCAGACACTTGAATATCCACAGAAAACACCTCACTCAGCGAACGAAGTAGAAGTGGTATATTAACGGAAATAATCCCATATTCTTGAAAGGTAAGGTTAAAATCACTTACCTGGATTCCAAACAGATTATACAATGTCTCTACAATAGTGTCCAGAATTCTATCTTTTTTCCACATCTCTGACTTTTGTTGTTTTTGCATCAAATAACTTGCGATCTGATTGGCCATAATAGTATACTCCCCTTTATTATACAAATACGTAAGTTCTATTCTCCTAATTTTTCCACTTCCCGTTTTTGGTAGCTCCAAAATCGGAATAACATCATCCAAAATTACGCCTACCCTCTCAAAGGCCAATTGCTTGGCCTTTTGTATCAAAGTAATAAACGCCTCAACATTGACTGCTTTGTGCATATCCAAATCAGTCGCCACAAAAGCGATGATTCCCTCCGCTTTCTTTCCTATTTGAAATCCATTTGTAACAACAACCTGCTTCCATAAATCTGTATCCATCGCCTGTCTTAGTATATTTTCAACCTGAATACAGGAATATTTTTTCCCATTGCTAATTACCAGTTCTTTTTCTCGTCCAACAACAACCAACTTTCCATGGATCATAAAACCAATGTCTCCAGTAAACCACCACCGATCTTTGATCAATACATTACGTGTTTCTTTCGAATCTTTATAATATTCTCTTGCAACGGATGGTCCTTGCAAAGCAATATAACCAAATGTCTTTTCTGGTAGCAGATTTCCCTCATCATCTAAAATAACGATTTCTACCGAACAAATCGGCGTGCCCATCTCTAAAAAAGTGACTTCATTTGAAAGTTTCGATACTTCGCAATCGACGACCGCCCCTATTTCAATCTCTGAGTTCGATATCCGATAACAATAAACAGACGACTGATATTCGCCAGAAGCTACCATAACGGTCGCTTCTGCCAAACCATAGGCTGGTAAAAAAGCCGACTTTGACAGATGCTGTTTCTGAAGCAACTCCAAAAATTGCTCAACAAGATCCGAACCAACTTGCTCTCCCCCTAATAACATGGATTTAACACAGGACAAATCCCACTGAATCGGTACATTGGCCTTTAAATAAAAATTGATAAAATGTTTGAGCGCAAATGGGATTGTACCAATGCGTGTAATCCTGTACTCTTGCACCATGTTCATCCACAACAAAGGGTTTTGCATATAAGCCGACGTAGGAATCAAGTATTGATCAATACCCACAACGATCGACATCAAATGGTATACCACCAAACCATAACAATGTGTTAATGGTTGCCACGATAATATTGTATCTCGCTGATCTAGTTCATAATGTTTAACCATGGCATGGATGTTAGCCATCAGATTGGAATTTGTAATGGCCGCTCCCCGTGGAATACCGGTTGAACCGGAGGAAAATTGTACATATACAAGATCGTCCCCTTTGGGAATAACGACATCTGTTATCGAAAAATCCGGTGCATTTACATAATCAATCTGAGAAAGATTCACTCCTCGGTCATTTTCTTCTATAGAAAAAAAATTTTCTATAGAAGCTCCGTACAATAGATACGGATGGTCCAATTTTTCAAGGATTTGTTCCACCATCTTATTTCTATATTCATTGTTTTCAGCACTAACAGGGATCGCTATAAATCCATGGATCGCACAAGCCCAAAACCCATACATATATCGCTCAGTATCAGAACAACAAAGTAGGACTTCGGAACCTCTCCGGGCACCTCGTGCTAATAATTGCTTTCCTGTCAACAATGCTCTATTCCAAAGCATTTTGTAAGAAATATATATTCTTGCATCGGATTTAAGAATCGTAACCCCTTTACTACTTTGACTCAAGTCCACCAACGATGATACTATGCTGTCTTTTATATTAAATTGTCGAACAGACAATTCTCTCCACCCCTTTCAGAAAATTTGTTCGCTTAAAAAACCCGCCTACTGTCCTCCACAGAATCGAACGTTAGACTACAATACTTCTCTCCCTTTTTACAAGCAAGAGTTGTTTTTCCATTTCCGCTATAACATCTTCCAGATCTTCGATAATTTGATAATCGGCATAATCAAATATAGTAGCTTTTTTATCTGTATTCACTGCAATAATCAAATCTGCATTTTTGATGCCAACAATATGCTGACTTGCGCCTGAAACGCCAAATCCTAAATATATTTTAGGAGCAATGCTGTTTCCAGACTGACCAATTTGGCGTTCTTTTTCTATCAAACCCATTTCAACAGCCGCCCGCGTTCCAATGATGCCAGCACCACAACGCATCGCAAGCTGAGAAATACGGTCACATGTCTCCTTTTTTTTAACTCCTCGGCCAACACAAAAAGCAATCGAAACTTTTTCCAAATCCATTCCTATCTTTTGCGGAATTTGAACACACTCCAAAATTTCCAAAAACGAATGATCCAAATCATCGTTACTTAGTAGGGTTGGAAAAGTCTCAATTTTCCCTGTTGTTCCATATTCCCACGTTTTTTTGACAAATACATCTTTTTTAATTGTTCCCATCCGAATATTACAGTTAATATATCGAATTTTTGCCAACATCGTTTGATTCATCGCGGTGCGATAAAAAGAGAAATCATCTTCCAATGTCACATCAATACAATCTGCCGTCAAACCAACGTCCAATCGTACGGAAAGCTTTGCCGCGACTGCTTTTCCCCAATCTGTTGCCGGAAATAAAACTACAGCCGGTTCATGTTGTCGAATAACCGATGCCAAAATATCACAAACCCCTCCCATGGAAGGTGACCGATTACACTCGAAGAGAAAAACATAATGCGCACCATAATACAGTAAAGTCTCAAGACGCTCCTGTCGATACGTCCCTACACACAGAGCCGCTACTTTGCTTCGGTAATGTTCCGCGAGGGATCTCGCTTTCGATAGAATCTGCAAAATATGTTCACTAACAAACTCATTGGTGTCGGCTACCACCAATATCTTTTTATCACTCATACACTTACTCCATACCTCTCTTTAGAAGGATTTCCTCCTCGCA
This portion of the Oscillospiraceae bacterium genome encodes:
- a CDS encoding AMP-binding protein codes for the protein MSVRQFNIKDSIVSSLVDLSQSSKGVTILKSDARIYISYKMLWNRALLTGKQLLARGARRGSEVLLCCSDTERYMYGFWACAIHGFIAIPVSAENNEYRNKMVEQILEKLDHPYLLYGASIENFFSIEENDRGVNLSQIDYVNAPDFSITDVVIPKGDDLVYVQFSSGSTGIPRGAAITNSNLMANIHAMVKHYELDQRDTILSWQPLTHCYGLVVYHLMSIVVGIDQYLIPTSAYMQNPLLWMNMVQEYRITRIGTIPFALKHFINFYLKANVPIQWDLSCVKSMLLGGEQVGSDLVEQFLELLQKQHLSKSAFLPAYGLAEATVMVASGEYQSSVYCYRISNSEIEIGAVVDCEVSKLSNEVTFLEMGTPICSVEIVILDDEGNLLPEKTFGYIALQGPSVAREYYKDSKETRNVLIKDRWWFTGDIGFMIHGKLVVVGREKELVISNGKKYSCIQVENILRQAMDTDLWKQVVVTNGFQIGKKAEGIIAFVATDLDMHKAVNVEAFITLIQKAKQLAFERVGVILDDVIPILELPKTGSGKIRRIELTYLYNKGEYTIMANQIASYLMQKQQKSEMWKKDRILDTIVETLYNLFGIQVSDFNLTFQEYGIISVNIPLLLRSLSEVFSVDIQVSDIFNHPTPDQLASLIASSLSTKMPEQREKQKENSENSKAQGDNKIAIIGMSCRFPGGANDIDQFWEMLVNGVDGVIEIPETRWDVDRYYAGDETVPGKMYCRKSGFLKLPIDEFDAKFFNISPREAAATDPQQRLLLELTWEAFENACLDITKFNGSDTGVYLGISSNEYTQAHLSSGDLTQIDAYSLTGTSFSVACGRLSYTFGFEGPSFAVDTACSSALTALHLACNAIQMDETELAVVAGVNLLLSPANSIGFTKLRATSPDGHSKAFDASANGYGRGEGGGVVLLKKLSKAIMDKDVIYGVICGTGINQDGHSNGLTAPNGNSQANLIRRTLKRAHLQPSDVDYMEMHGTGTKLGDPIEVSAVAETYGKGRTMDNPLRIGSVKSNIGHLEPASGIASLIKVLLSMKYALVPANLYFQTPNPLIDWDHIPLRVVDKHIEWKKEDGVRRAAISGFGFGGSNAHIIVEEYKEQRMQETSRLGKREGFPYILKISAKSEKALRNYVLKFIQCIDAHEEDDLADILYSANRGRTDFNYRLVAIGESKEELLYRLKSFFAGTESEGIECNAGRKTFLQKSKKLVFMFTGQGSQYVNMGKTLFATNEVFRESMYLCDKLWRPYILKSIIDLLYRENANSDMVEKTMYAQPLIFAIEYALCKMWESLGVVPDIVMGHSIGEYPAAVIAGIMSLEEAVKLVSIRGRLMDEAPGMGAMGTVFTDEVT
- a CDS encoding electron transfer flavoprotein subunit alpha/FixB family protein, whose protein sequence is MSDKKILVVADTNEFVSEHILQILSKARSLAEHYRSKVAALCVGTYRQERLETLLYYGAHYVFLFECNRSPSMGGVCDILASVIRQHEPAVVLFPATDWGKAVAAKLSVRLDVGLTADCIDVTLEDDFSFYRTAMNQTMLAKIRYINCNIRMGTIKKDVFVKKTWEYGTTGKIETFPTLLSNDDLDHSFLEILECVQIPQKIGMDLEKVSIAFCVGRGVKKKETCDRISQLAMRCGAGIIGTRAAVEMGLIEKERQIGQSGNSIAPKIYLGFGVSGASQHIVGIKNADLIIAVNTDKKATIFDYADYQIIEDLEDVIAEMEKQLLLVKRERSIVV